Genomic segment of Candidatus Afararchaeum irisae:
TCTGCCCGCGTTAGTCTCAGGATTGGGAAGACTCGGGTTCTCGTCTAGTCTCTCAAACCTCTCGGCTTCTATGGGCATACTGTATTCTATGTACCGTACTGTATTAGATGTACTGGTAGATATATACAGCCCACAGAGAGTGACACAGCCACAGCTACGTGTCTGTGCGAGTTAGGTTATTTCTCAAAGAATAAAGAAAGGCTGTCTGTGTGTCTGTTCTTTTCTAAGACCTACTCAGAGTAAGCGTGAGCTTACTCCTTTCTTCTGAGAGCTATGAGACCAGCGCCGATGAGGGCGATCAGAGTCGCAGCGACTCCGAATCCAGGCTGTCCCTGTCCACCGCTGCCGGACTTGTTAGCCTTCTTCTGGAGCTGCTGGTTCTCCTGCTTAAGCTGATCGATCTGACTCTGTAGCTTCTCGTTCTGCGACGTCGCGTTCTCAAGCTGCGTGTTGAGCTGCTGGTTCTGCGTCTGGAGATCCTCTACCTGCGTGTTGAGCTGCTCGTTCTTCGTCTGAAGCTCCTCTACGTTGCTCTGGAGCTGACTGACTCTGTCTGCGAGTGTCGGCTTGGACGAGAGCATCGCGTCGTTGCGCTCTCCTTTCGCGACTATCTCAACTGTGACTGTGTCAGTGTTGTCTCCGTCGTCTGCTTCGATCTTGTACGTTCCAGGCTCAAGTCCCGTCGTGTCTACCGTAACCGACCAGACTCCGCTCTCCATCTTCCACATGTCCGTCGTCTTGACAGGCATCTCTGTCTCACTCGGACCTTCAACAGCCTCTACACTTATCGTGTTATCGTCTGGCTGGAGGTTCGTCGTTCCGCGTACCATCATCGTCTCTCCTACCTCTATCGGCACTACTCCCGTGATGTTACTGTGCGACGCAGGCACTACGTCGTTGATCGACGTGCGAGAGTCCGTAAGACGGAACGAGTCAGTGACTATGAGATCGTCACTTCCCGTATCCCCAGCGGTGTCGGCAAGGAGTATCTCAAGCGTCTGGTCGTGGTTGGCGTCTTCTGCG
This window contains:
- a CDS encoding PGF-CTERM sorting domain-containing protein is translated as FGISGTYRIGAIAATDADPDQNGTVNDQINTSWFNSGTSTQRSIRVVQPSLSATFHTVNGQVTTNEKTLDVTGESVGPDEVVIGFVDEKGNTHATTVTAEDDNTIEEEDLSVGGDITEGRVTVFALSAGRDGAFGGSGGTTGTIPGANAVADAIEAADNRGSGDVFDSAEDANHDQTLEILLADTAGDTGSDDLIVTDSFRLTDSRTSINDVVPASHSNITGVVPIEVGETMMVRGTTNLQPDDNTISVEAVEGPSETEMPVKTTDMWKMESGVWSVTVDTTGLEPGTYKIEADDGDNTDTVTVEIVAKGERNDAMLSSKPTLADRVSQLQSNVEELQTKNEQLNTQVEDLQTQNQQLNTQLENATSQNEKLQSQIDQLKQENQQLQKKANKSGSGGQGQPGFGVAATLIALIGAGLIALRRKE